From Nicotiana tabacum cultivar K326 chromosome 22, ASM71507v2, whole genome shotgun sequence, one genomic window encodes:
- the LOC107766355 gene encoding secreted RxLR effector protein 161-like, with amino-acid sequence METSKVIDTPIATLTRLDMDEAGSPVNQTMYRGIIGSLFYLTASRPDIVFSVGLCPRFQSNPKESHLKTTKRILRYLKGTQYLVLYYPSSDNFNLIGYADADYAGYLVDRKSTSEMAHFLGSFLISWGTRKQNSVALSIAEAEYVAAVSCCAQLLYIKQQLKDFGVNTHDEHRSNRCSA; translated from the exons atggaaaCATCAAAGGTGATTGACACTCCCATTGCAACTTTGACTCGACTAGACATGGATGAAGCCGGATCTCCTGTGAATCAAAcaatgtatagaggcattattggaTCTCTCTTCTATCTCACTGCTAGTCGACCTGATATTGTCTTCAGTGTGGGGCTGTGTccaaggtttcaatcaaatcctaAGGAATCCCACTTGAAGACTACCAAAaggatactaagatatctcaAGGGAACACAGTACCTGGTGCTGTACTATCCATCAAGTGACAATTTTAATCTAATCGGGTATGCTGATGCAGattatgcaggttatcttgtggacagaAAAAGTACTTCTGAAATGGCTCACTTCTTAGGTTCATTTCTTATCTCTTGGGgaacaaggaagcaaaattcagtggctctGTCAATAGCTGAAGCTGAATATGTTGCTGCAGTATCCTGCTGCGCTCAACTTCTATATATTAAGCAGCAATTGAAGGATTTTGGG gtaaacacgcatgatgagCATAGAAGCAATAGATGTAGTGCATGA